In Vibrio gangliei, a single window of DNA contains:
- the gspL gene encoding type II secretion system protein GspL, translating to MNEFLTIKLSSNPTDPIPWLVWSNSLNDVIASGELANREHLAELVDYSAQRSVIALLPSSEVLITPIQIPAGAGRQLANMLPFLMEDELTQDIDKMHFSIIKKQGDEAIVATVLHQTLADWVERFKSHGITLKKVLPDCLALPLKDGCISAMQVDNQWLLRKSDVKGAAVDEEWLELFLNSGWLQPDGDALHFDELLQESSTDEASVESLDFENPSSENFSSANISGAENNELEVMSEVIEAAQSSVEALGQSDEASESLTIYCYSDKPQQHTQLPGKWLEAPKEMLMQTLSQGAISASVNLLTGPFKAQSSWFKHWKMWRKVAVAGVIFIALLLVQQSVQVQQLEAQTQAYRTESERIFRSVFPDRQRIPTVSYLKRLMQEEESALSGGNSAGGPSLLGWVAQLPPALQKVKSVSIQSLQFDGSRQEIRLNAQSNDFQSFEILRTELAKTFSVEQGQLNKNGTVVQGSYVIKEKGAGN from the coding sequence GTGAACGAGTTTCTGACAATCAAGCTGAGCAGTAACCCAACCGATCCAATACCTTGGTTAGTTTGGTCGAATAGCTTAAATGATGTGATTGCATCGGGTGAATTAGCTAATCGAGAGCATTTAGCAGAGTTAGTCGATTACAGCGCTCAGCGTAGTGTGATCGCCTTATTGCCGAGCAGTGAGGTGTTGATCACTCCGATTCAAATTCCAGCTGGTGCTGGGCGTCAATTAGCCAATATGTTGCCATTTTTAATGGAAGATGAACTGACGCAAGACATCGACAAAATGCACTTTAGCATCATTAAGAAGCAGGGTGATGAAGCCATTGTCGCCACGGTATTGCATCAGACCCTTGCTGATTGGGTTGAACGTTTTAAATCTCATGGCATAACGCTGAAAAAAGTTTTGCCAGACTGCCTTGCTTTACCCTTAAAAGATGGCTGCATTAGTGCCATGCAGGTGGATAATCAGTGGCTATTGCGTAAAAGTGATGTGAAGGGTGCGGCGGTTGATGAAGAATGGCTGGAGCTCTTTTTAAATTCAGGTTGGTTACAGCCCGATGGTGATGCTTTGCATTTCGATGAGTTGCTGCAAGAGTCATCTACTGATGAAGCGAGCGTTGAAAGCCTTGATTTTGAAAACCCTAGCTCTGAAAACTTTAGCTCTGCAAATATTAGCGGCGCTGAAAATAATGAGCTTGAGGTGATGTCGGAAGTCATCGAAGCAGCACAGTCCAGTGTGGAAGCATTAGGACAGTCGGATGAAGCTTCAGAGTCATTGACCATTTATTGCTACAGCGATAAGCCGCAACAACATACGCAATTGCCCGGCAAGTGGCTGGAAGCGCCAAAAGAAATGTTGATGCAGACTTTATCGCAAGGGGCCATTTCTGCTTCGGTGAATTTACTTACTGGGCCTTTTAAAGCGCAGTCTTCTTGGTTTAAACACTGGAAAATGTGGCGTAAAGTGGCGGTAGCCGGTGTTATTTTTATTGCATTATTGTTGGTGCAGCAAAGCGTGCAAGTTCAGCAACTAGAAGCGCAAACCCAAGCTTACCGCACTGAAAGCGAACGTATTTTCCGTAGTGTTTTCCCAGATAGACAGCGTATTCCTACCGTCAGTTATTTGAAGCGTTTGATGCAAGAAGAGGAAAGCGCGTTATCGGGAGGCAATAGCGCGGGCGGTCCATCATTATTAGGTTGGGTTGCCCAATTACCGCCAGCACTGCAAAAGGTGAAATCGGTCTCGATTCAAAGCCTTCAATTTGATGGTTCGCGTCAAGAAATTCGCCTTAATGCGCAAAGTAATGATTTCCAATCATTTGAAATATTACGTACTGAGCTCGCGAAAACTTTTTCGGTGGAACAAGGCCAATTAAATAAGAATGGCACTGTGGTCCAAGGCAGTTATGTGATCAAAGAAAAAGGGGCGGGGAATTAA
- a CDS encoding type II secretion system protein M, whose protein sequence is MNEKITTALAPITAWWQSISSREQRLVLVCLGLFALGFVYWGIWQPLNARTEQAQMRLNSEKQLLSWVTHSADNIVTLRAQTGSQGVQRNQPMNQVISSTASRYKVELIRMQPRDDMLQVWVQPLPFNTLINWLAQLRDQYGLQVLYLDINRADQSGMVDVNRLQFTRG, encoded by the coding sequence ATGAATGAAAAAATCACGACCGCATTAGCCCCTATTACTGCATGGTGGCAAAGTATTTCAAGCCGAGAGCAACGCCTTGTCTTGGTGTGTCTTGGCCTGTTTGCGCTTGGTTTTGTGTACTGGGGAATTTGGCAACCACTCAACGCTCGTACCGAGCAGGCACAAATGCGCCTGAATAGTGAAAAGCAACTATTGAGTTGGGTTACTCATTCGGCTGATAACATCGTGACTTTACGCGCTCAAACGGGATCGCAAGGCGTACAACGTAATCAGCCCATGAATCAAGTGATTTCCTCGACCGCTTCACGCTACAAGGTCGAGTTGATCCGCATGCAACCGCGTGATGATATGCTGCAAGTTTGGGTGCAACCCTTACCATTCAATACCTTGATTAATTGGCTGGCGCAATTGCGTGACCAATATGGCTTGCAGGTGTTGTATCTCGATATTAACCGTGCCGATCAATCCGGTATGGTGGATGTCAATCGACTGCAATTTACGCGAGGTTAA
- a CDS encoding type II secretion system protein N: MKGLKWYLSLFILVLLASLVAHIPAAWVYQQLPKTRGIDVTGISGTIWNGQLQQLSVNRQSYGGVSWRWQPSSLLSAKLQYQVRFGQGSSVRLAGKGIVGVGLSGLYAKDVLASVPVEQVLRYIPMRAPIELKGQLELSLTSLQYAAPWCEQASGSLAWSGSEILSPVGQLTPGPVIADLTCQAQNIEVKGKQNNDQVSSEFTASLNQQARYQSMAWFKPGANFPQSMAEQLKWLGNPNSQGRYQFSFAGKL, from the coding sequence TTGAAAGGTTTGAAATGGTATCTGAGTCTTTTTATCTTGGTGTTGTTGGCAAGTTTGGTGGCTCATATCCCTGCCGCTTGGGTGTATCAGCAACTACCTAAAACTCGTGGTATTGACGTCACGGGAATCTCAGGCACGATTTGGAATGGGCAATTGCAGCAATTGTCGGTGAATAGACAAAGTTATGGCGGTGTCTCTTGGCGCTGGCAACCGAGTTCGTTATTGAGTGCGAAACTGCAATATCAAGTGCGTTTTGGTCAAGGCAGTAGCGTGCGCTTAGCCGGGAAAGGGATCGTTGGCGTCGGACTTTCAGGTTTGTATGCGAAAGATGTGTTGGCTTCTGTACCCGTTGAGCAGGTGCTACGCTATATACCAATGCGAGCGCCGATTGAGTTAAAAGGTCAACTTGAGTTATCGTTAACCTCTCTTCAATATGCGGCACCTTGGTGTGAGCAAGCCAGTGGTAGCTTAGCGTGGAGTGGCAGTGAAATCCTTTCACCCGTCGGGCAATTAACGCCGGGGCCTGTGATTGCCGACCTAACCTGCCAAGCTCAAAATATTGAAGTGAAAGGTAAGCAAAATAACGATCAAGTCAGCAGTGAGTTTACCGCCAGTTTGAATCAACAAGCTCGTTATCAATCGATGGCGTGGTTTAAGCCAGGCGCGAATTTCCCGCAATCGATGGCAGAACAGCTTAAGTGGTTAGGTAATCCTAATTCTCAAGGTCGTTATCAATTCAGTTTTGCGGGTAAGCTGTAA
- the nudE gene encoding ADP compounds hydrolase NudE has translation MAKHQHPEILSTSVVAKSRLFAIESLELRFSNGEERTYERMKPSNRGSVMSVPVTADGDLLLIREYSAGTERYELGFPKGLIDPGETPEQAANRELKEEIGMGAEHFVALKQVVLAPSYFSSRMTLFLATGLYPERLQGDEPEELEVIRWPLQQAEELLTHMDFCEARSISALMLALRELKAQGLLKEA, from the coding sequence ATGGCAAAACATCAACACCCTGAAATATTGTCAACCTCCGTGGTGGCAAAGTCGCGCCTGTTTGCAATTGAATCGCTAGAGCTTCGTTTCTCTAATGGTGAAGAACGTACTTATGAGCGTATGAAACCGAGCAATCGTGGCAGTGTCATGAGTGTGCCAGTGACTGCCGATGGTGATTTGCTCCTGATTCGAGAATACTCTGCGGGTACTGAGCGTTATGAACTGGGTTTTCCTAAAGGCTTAATTGATCCGGGTGAAACCCCAGAACAAGCGGCGAACCGTGAGTTGAAAGAAGAGATTGGCATGGGGGCAGAACATTTTGTTGCCTTAAAGCAAGTCGTGCTCGCGCCGTCTTATTTTTCTAGCCGAATGACATTATTTTTAGCCACAGGTTTGTATCCCGAACGTTTACAGGGCGATGAGCCAGAAGAACTAGAAGTGATTCGTTGGCCTTTGCAGCAAGCAGAAGAGTTACTGACTCACATGGACTTTTGCGAAGCACGCAGTATCAGTGCGTTAATGTTGGCATTACGAGAATTAAAAGCACAAGGCTTATTAAAGGAAGCGTGA
- the cysQ gene encoding 3'(2'),5'-bisphosphate nucleotidase CysQ — protein MAISSDLSHLIPQVISIAREAGQRILEIYHNKDYQEFVKDDDTPVTTADLAAHKIIMQSLAELTPNIPILSEEDADISLKKRSQWNRYWLVDPLDGTQEFIARSGDFATVIALIENNHPVMGVVYAPVSGVTYFAYKGKGAWKIPEMDDSIRIHTLKHDSDDQSIAIAISRRQNINKITEKLSPARNYELVPLGSAALKACLVAEGAVDCYIRLGPTGEWDTAATQCIVEEAGGRILSTQLEPLSYNERDTLQNPNFIVLGDEGIGWEKILTQAM, from the coding sequence ATGGCAATTTCAAGCGATCTTTCTCATCTTATTCCGCAAGTCATTAGCATCGCCCGCGAAGCCGGTCAGCGCATCTTGGAAATCTATCACAATAAAGATTATCAAGAGTTCGTTAAAGACGATGATACTCCGGTGACCACTGCTGATTTGGCCGCGCATAAAATTATCATGCAAAGCCTAGCAGAGCTCACGCCGAATATCCCCATTCTGTCTGAAGAAGATGCCGATATTAGCCTAAAGAAACGGTCTCAGTGGAATCGTTACTGGCTGGTGGATCCGCTTGATGGCACGCAAGAGTTTATTGCACGCAGTGGGGATTTTGCCACTGTGATTGCGCTGATTGAGAATAATCATCCTGTGATGGGCGTGGTCTATGCCCCCGTTTCGGGCGTCACGTATTTTGCTTATAAAGGTAAGGGGGCGTGGAAAATTCCGGAAATGGATGACAGCATTCGTATTCACACCTTAAAACATGATAGTGACGATCAGTCGATTGCGATTGCCATCAGCCGTCGTCAAAACATCAATAAGATCACCGAAAAGCTGTCACCAGCACGTAACTATGAGCTGGTTCCACTTGGCTCAGCGGCGCTCAAAGCTTGTTTAGTGGCGGAAGGTGCAGTGGATTGTTATATCCGTTTGGGCCCAACCGGAGAATGGGACACCGCCGCGACACAGTGTATTGTCGAGGAAGCCGGAGGCCGTATTCTCAGCACTCAACTTGAACCACTTTCTTATAACGAGCGAGATACGTTACAAAATCCAAACTTTATTGTGCTTGGCGATGAAGGGATAGGTTGGGAGAAGATACTGACGCAAGCGATGTAA
- the nfuA gene encoding Fe-S biogenesis protein NfuA, whose protein sequence is MSDTITITESAQAHFAKLLEQQSNETHIRVFVVNPGTPNAECGVSYCPPESVEASDTVFEFKGFNAYVDELSLPFLEDAEIDFVTDKMGSQLTLKAPNAKMRKLDDDAPLMARVEYAIQTQVNPQLASHGGHVSLISISDDGVALVQFGGGCNGCSMVDVTLKEGIEKQLIDQFPGELTAVRDSTEHQAGEHSYM, encoded by the coding sequence GTGTCAGATACAATTACTATTACAGAAAGTGCTCAAGCACACTTTGCAAAATTGCTTGAACAACAATCTAATGAAACACATATTCGCGTGTTTGTGGTTAATCCTGGTACACCTAACGCAGAGTGTGGCGTGTCTTACTGCCCACCGGAATCAGTGGAAGCCTCAGATACCGTTTTCGAATTTAAGGGCTTTAACGCTTATGTTGATGAATTAAGCCTGCCTTTCCTAGAAGACGCTGAGATTGATTTCGTTACCGATAAAATGGGCTCACAACTGACGCTAAAAGCACCCAACGCCAAAATGCGTAAATTGGATGATGATGCGCCATTAATGGCCCGTGTTGAATACGCGATCCAAACTCAAGTGAACCCACAGCTAGCCAGTCATGGTGGCCATGTTAGCCTAATCAGTATTTCTGATGACGGTGTGGCTCTAGTTCAATTCGGCGGCGGCTGTAACGGCTGTTCAATGGTGGATGTCACGCTAAAAGAAGGCATCGAAAAGCAATTGATTGATCAGTTCCCAGGTGAGCTAACCGCCGTACGCGATTCAACTGAACACCAAGCCGGTGAGCATTCTTATATGTAA
- a CDS encoding ComF family protein, which yields MKLLQSLLAWLPRQCHLCRLTLSEIPRHSLWCDTCVERLTSSAPRCQDCGLTTLHTVAQCGQCLSEPPPWDRLYCINDYKAPLKEYIQQLKYQRQFWLAADLAPLLADKIENPAPELIPVPLHWRRMWRRGFNQSSELAEQLARTWRKQNKSYCVNHEILRRVIATPQQKGLDKKQRLRNTRHAFQLVQPPKHDHVALVDDVVTTGATIKPICQALRKAGVKHIDVYCLSRTPSPK from the coding sequence ATGAAATTACTACAATCCCTATTGGCTTGGCTACCTCGGCAATGCCATTTATGTCGCTTAACCCTCTCCGAGATACCGCGACATTCGTTATGGTGCGACACTTGTGTTGAGCGACTCACGTCATCCGCACCTCGTTGCCAAGATTGTGGCCTGACGACACTACATACGGTTGCACAATGCGGCCAATGCCTCTCAGAGCCACCACCTTGGGATCGTTTGTATTGCATCAACGATTATAAAGCGCCACTGAAAGAATATATTCAGCAGTTAAAATACCAGCGTCAATTTTGGCTAGCCGCGGATCTTGCGCCTTTGTTAGCGGATAAGATTGAAAATCCAGCGCCAGAATTGATTCCAGTGCCTTTGCATTGGCGCAGAATGTGGAGACGTGGTTTTAATCAAAGTAGTGAGTTGGCAGAGCAATTGGCTCGAACTTGGCGCAAACAAAACAAATCCTATTGTGTAAACCATGAAATATTGCGACGAGTGATCGCCACCCCACAACAAAAAGGGCTCGATAAAAAACAGCGGTTACGCAATACCCGTCATGCCTTCCAACTCGTTCAACCACCCAAACATGACCATGTGGCTTTGGTGGACGATGTCGTCACGACCGGTGCCACCATAAAGCCAATTTGCCAAGCCTTGCGTAAAGCCGGAGTGAAACACATTGATGTGTACTGTTTATCGCGCACCCCATCACCTAAATAA
- the bioH gene encoding pimeloyl-ACP methyl ester esterase BioH codes for MTSLQTNKLHWQTQGEGQDLVLIHGWGMNGAVWQQTMDSLAQSFCVHSVDLPGYGLSHQASASDLEDMCQQVLAQAPDKAVYVGWSLGGLVATNIAVTHPARVERLITVASSPKFAAEKGWRGIQPQVLSDFTSQLTNNFQKTIEGFMTLQAMGSPSARQDVKAIKQQVFSRPMPNPEALALGLDILAQVDLRPVLADIQVPFLRLYGRLDGLVPKKVEQDVSHLAPNSQCHVFESSSHAPFMTEHEAFCRMVEEFVGGTVKSG; via the coding sequence ATGACATCGCTGCAAACAAACAAGCTGCACTGGCAAACCCAAGGAGAAGGGCAAGATTTAGTATTGATTCATGGCTGGGGAATGAATGGCGCAGTGTGGCAGCAGACGATGGATTCACTGGCTCAGTCGTTTTGTGTGCACAGTGTTGATTTGCCCGGCTATGGGTTAAGTCATCAGGCGAGCGCCAGTGATTTAGAGGATATGTGTCAGCAAGTATTAGCTCAAGCGCCAGATAAGGCGGTGTATGTCGGTTGGTCGTTAGGCGGTCTGGTGGCGACCAATATTGCAGTGACACACCCTGCGCGAGTGGAGCGCTTGATTACCGTGGCTAGCTCACCAAAATTTGCCGCAGAGAAAGGTTGGCGTGGCATTCAGCCTCAAGTACTCAGTGATTTCACCTCACAGTTGACCAATAATTTCCAGAAAACCATTGAAGGCTTTATGACGCTGCAAGCCATGGGCAGCCCATCGGCAAGGCAAGATGTCAAAGCGATTAAGCAGCAAGTTTTTTCCCGCCCTATGCCCAATCCCGAAGCACTTGCGCTTGGATTGGATATTCTAGCCCAGGTCGATTTACGCCCAGTGTTGGCGGATATACAAGTGCCGTTTTTGCGTTTATACGGCCGCTTAGATGGGTTAGTGCCAAAGAAAGTCGAGCAAGATGTGTCGCACCTTGCCCCGAACAGTCAATGCCATGTATTCGAAAGCTCGTCTCATGCGCCATTTATGACCGAGCATGAGGCGTTTTGTCGGATGGTTGAGGAGTTTGTGGGTGGAACGGTTAAGAGTGGTTAA
- a CDS encoding DeoR/GlpR family transcriptional regulator, whose amino-acid sequence MRASERHAKIIEIVKAQGYVSTDDLVEMFDVSPQTIRRDLNELADANKIRRNHGGATLATSAENSPYSDRKVMNQNEKNKIARALVKHIPDGSTLFIDIGTTPETVAKALLESHQQLRIVTNNINAAIILMSKPEFKVILAGGEVRNKDGGVTGEATLDFISQFRLDFGILGISGVDFDGSLLDFDYHEVRVKRAIIENSRAVFLPIDHSKFGRNAMVNLGKIDDVDLIVTNQAPPKEMASLIKQQGIKIEVV is encoded by the coding sequence GTGAGAGCAAGTGAAAGGCATGCGAAAATTATTGAGATAGTCAAAGCACAAGGCTATGTCAGTACCGATGATTTGGTTGAGATGTTTGACGTCAGCCCACAAACCATTCGTCGTGATCTTAATGAGCTTGCCGATGCCAACAAAATCCGCCGTAATCATGGTGGCGCCACGCTGGCAACCAGCGCTGAAAACTCGCCTTATAGCGACCGTAAAGTCATGAACCAAAACGAGAAGAATAAGATTGCTCGTGCTTTGGTGAAGCATATTCCTGACGGTTCAACCTTATTTATTGATATTGGCACGACTCCTGAAACCGTGGCAAAAGCGTTATTAGAAAGCCACCAGCAACTTCGAATCGTCACCAACAACATTAATGCTGCCATCATTTTAATGAGTAAGCCGGAATTTAAAGTGATTTTGGCGGGCGGTGAAGTACGCAATAAAGATGGCGGCGTGACCGGTGAAGCCACGCTCGATTTCATCTCTCAATTTCGTTTAGATTTCGGCATTTTAGGCATCAGTGGCGTCGATTTTGATGGTTCACTACTCGACTTCGATTACCACGAAGTGCGAGTCAAACGTGCCATTATTGAAAACAGCCGCGCAGTGTTTCTTCCCATTGATCATTCGAAGTTTGGCCGCAATGCGATGGTAAACTTAGGCAAAATTGATGATGTCGATTTGATTGTCACCAACCAAGCACCACCAAAAGAAATGGCGAGCTTGATTAAGCAGCAAGGGATAAAGATCGAGGTGGTTTAA
- the glpD gene encoding glycerol-3-phosphate dehydrogenase: MTKKENVNEVLDLIVVGGGINGAGIAADASGRGLNVALYEANDFASATSSASSKLIHGGLRYLEHYEFRLVSESLAEREVLLKKAPHIAKPMRFRLPHRPFLRPAWMIRAGLFLYDHLGKRGLFAKNETLKGSHGVDFRQTNVLKEEMVKGFEYSDCWVDDARLVLLNIQQAEQQGAEIKNYCVVEKAERIGDIWQVSLLDKRTNTRFERQCHALVNATGPWVRSFITDNMNAQSPYGIRLIKGSHIIVPKIHQEEQAYILQNDDQRIVFVIPYLEDYSLIGTTDVEYQGDPRKVAIDDAEIDYLIKVVNQHFIHQIARQDIVSTYSGVRPLCDDESDSPQAITRDYTLSLEQEGEEAPLLSIFGGKLTTYRKLAESAMKQLAPFFPQMGNAWTAGSILPGGEGYDENLLAMKLRQQCPWLTDKTIRRYCHQYGVNTQRMLQGIEDERDMGQRFAQGVYQCEIDYLIQHEYAYTSDDILWRRTKLGIVLSQVEQALVNDYIESKSQNAQNKTFDNTQKVG; the protein is encoded by the coding sequence TCAAAGCTTATCCACGGTGGTCTGCGTTATCTTGAGCATTATGAGTTTCGCTTAGTGTCAGAATCACTGGCTGAGCGTGAAGTGTTACTCAAAAAAGCACCGCATATCGCGAAACCAATGCGTTTTCGTCTGCCTCATCGCCCATTTTTACGCCCAGCATGGATGATCCGTGCCGGTTTATTCCTTTACGATCATCTCGGTAAACGCGGCTTATTTGCAAAAAATGAAACTTTGAAAGGAAGCCATGGCGTCGATTTCCGCCAAACCAATGTCTTAAAAGAAGAAATGGTTAAAGGCTTTGAATATTCAGACTGCTGGGTGGATGACGCCCGGTTGGTCTTGCTCAATATTCAGCAAGCAGAGCAGCAAGGTGCCGAAATCAAGAACTATTGTGTGGTTGAAAAAGCGGAACGCATTGGTGATATCTGGCAGGTATCCCTATTGGATAAGCGCACTAACACGCGCTTTGAACGTCAATGCCACGCTTTAGTCAATGCCACCGGTCCTTGGGTGCGCAGTTTTATTACCGATAACATGAACGCTCAATCACCTTATGGGATCCGCTTGATCAAAGGTTCACATATTATTGTGCCGAAGATCCACCAGGAAGAGCAGGCGTATATTCTGCAAAACGACGATCAACGCATTGTGTTTGTGATACCCTACCTGGAAGACTACTCGCTGATTGGTACCACCGATGTTGAATACCAAGGCGATCCAAGAAAAGTCGCCATTGATGATGCCGAGATTGACTACTTGATTAAGGTTGTGAACCAGCATTTCATTCACCAGATCGCACGCCAAGATATCGTCTCGACTTACAGTGGCGTTCGTCCATTGTGTGATGATGAATCCGACTCTCCACAAGCCATCACGCGTGATTACACCTTATCGCTTGAACAGGAAGGGGAAGAAGCGCCATTACTGTCCATTTTTGGTGGTAAGTTAACGACCTATCGTAAGCTCGCGGAATCGGCCATGAAACAACTTGCGCCTTTCTTCCCACAAATGGGTAATGCTTGGACCGCGGGTTCTATCTTGCCGGGTGGCGAAGGCTATGATGAAAATTTATTAGCGATGAAATTACGCCAGCAATGCCCTTGGCTTACTGATAAAACCATTCGTCGTTACTGTCATCAATATGGGGTGAATACACAACGCATGCTGCAAGGTATTGAGGACGAAAGAGATATGGGACAACGCTTTGCTCAAGGTGTCTATCAATGTGAGATCGATTACTTAATCCAACATGAATACGCCTACACCAGTGACGATATTTTATGGCGTCGCACCAAGCTAGGTATTGTGCTTAGCCAAGTGGAACAGGCGCTAGTGAATGATTATATCGAATCAAAGTCGCAAAACGCTCAAAACAAAACGTTCGATAACACTCAAAAGGTGGGATAA